Proteins found in one Archaeoglobus neptunius genomic segment:
- a CDS encoding winged helix-turn-helix domain-containing protein, producing MGAENVTNPRVVYKKEDILKILARSGVTEILSCLEINSLKFTHLMLETRLNPGVLSRHLKTLMEYAIVEKKSDMYSLTEKGRMIFEILKELEFSV from the coding sequence GTGGGTGCTGAAAATGTAACCAACCCTCGGGTCGTGTATAAAAAAGAAGACATCTTGAAAATCCTGGCCCGATCTGGTGTAACTGAAATTCTATCCTGCCTTGAAATCAACTCGCTTAAATTTACCCACCTGATGCTGGAAACCAGGTTGAATCCCGGAGTTCTGAGCAGACATTTAAAAACTTTGATGGAGTACGCAATAGTTGAAAAAAAGTCGGATATGTACAGCCTGACTGAAAAGGGAAGGATGATTTTTGAAATTTTAAAAGAACTGGAGTTCTCAGTATAA
- a CDS encoding methyl-accepting chemotaxis protein, giving the protein MSSVVESSEFGMGDEIFRELANAISRLKAGDFNVKLPAEKYSGKVAATFEEFNSFIDDMRALFAEILRVSEEAAKGNLSVRANVRAYGEYEKLVENINRLIDAIVVPIREGIEVVKSYAEGDLTRRVRKDVEMYGEFAAFAESLNELGESMNRFVKDMRQIGEENTVGMREIKEAISQINAGMEQISAASQQMAQGAANLSRIANETAVEARNVVENIKRLTENAKISSEFTKKVVENIQSSESEGRDAQRSIEAIVNEISSVAKIVSELDVAVKNIDKVTEKIKSIADQTNLLALNAAIEAARAGEHGRGFAVVADEVRKLAEESRKSTQEINEIVSTVLSETQKVTEATKNAHELSESSSRGILAALSKNTEIRKMVEEIQEKLMEIVQEADEGFRRVEQIARNIDEVASTAEESAASAEETSAAIEEQTAAVQQITASVEQTSASAERTVGFIDDMYTTK; this is encoded by the coding sequence ATGAGTAGCGTAGTTGAAAGCTCCGAATTTGGAATGGGGGACGAGATATTTAGGGAGCTTGCCAACGCCATTTCCAGATTAAAGGCCGGAGATTTCAACGTGAAACTACCAGCAGAGAAATACAGTGGAAAGGTAGCAGCAACGTTTGAGGAATTCAACTCCTTCATCGATGACATGAGGGCTCTATTTGCTGAGATACTCAGGGTGTCTGAAGAGGCGGCGAAGGGAAATCTGAGTGTCAGGGCAAACGTTAGGGCATACGGGGAATACGAAAAACTTGTGGAGAACATAAACAGGCTGATAGATGCTATTGTTGTACCTATAAGAGAGGGTATAGAGGTCGTCAAAAGCTATGCTGAGGGAGATTTAACGAGAAGGGTTAGAAAAGACGTGGAAATGTACGGCGAGTTTGCAGCATTTGCCGAATCTTTAAACGAGCTTGGAGAAAGTATGAACAGATTTGTAAAGGACATGAGGCAGATCGGTGAGGAAAATACGGTAGGAATGCGGGAGATCAAAGAGGCGATAAGTCAAATAAACGCTGGCATGGAACAAATAAGTGCGGCATCTCAGCAAATGGCTCAGGGAGCAGCAAATCTATCGAGAATCGCAAACGAGACAGCAGTGGAAGCGAGAAACGTGGTGGAAAACATAAAAAGACTGACTGAAAATGCTAAAATTTCGTCGGAATTTACAAAAAAAGTTGTAGAGAACATTCAATCATCCGAAAGTGAGGGTAGAGATGCGCAACGAAGCATAGAAGCGATTGTAAATGAAATCAGCAGTGTCGCTAAAATTGTAAGTGAGCTTGATGTTGCTGTTAAAAATATCGATAAAGTTACTGAAAAGATCAAATCCATTGCAGACCAGACCAATCTCCTCGCCCTTAATGCGGCAATTGAGGCTGCAAGGGCAGGAGAGCATGGCAGAGGGTTTGCCGTTGTTGCGGACGAGGTCAGAAAGCTTGCCGAGGAGAGCAGAAAGAGCACACAGGAGATTAACGAGATTGTGTCAACGGTTCTGTCTGAAACTCAGAAAGTTACAGAAGCAACGAAAAATGCCCATGAACTCTCAGAGAGCAGTTCGAGGGGTATATTGGCTGCTTTATCAAAGAATACAGAGATCAGAAAGATGGTAGAAGAAATACAGGAGAAACTGATGGAAATAGTACAGGAGGCAGATGAGGGATTCCGCAGAGTAGAGCAGATCGCAAGAAACATTGATGAAGTGGCCTCAACTGCAGAAGAGTCTGCAGCATCAGCAGAAGAGACTTCTGCGGCTATAGAGGAGCAAACTGCAGCAGTGCAGCAAATAACGGCCAGTGTCGAGCAAACATCTGCTTCTGCTGAACGGACAGTCGGGTTTATCGATGACATGTACACAACGAAGTAG
- a CDS encoding chemotaxis protein CheW: MKYEREPESSSATLQVVIFSLGNERYGVETSQVKEIIRVEEITSIPNAPDFIEGVINLRGQITTIINLRKRFGMKPKPIDNDTRIIVFEHNGSTIGMMVDTVTEVRYLSKEHIDELPSIVTAGARSKFLRGVGKLPDGLLILVDLNRLQEEEYELLSS, translated from the coding sequence GTGAAATATGAGAGAGAGCCTGAATCGTCCAGTGCAACACTACAGGTTGTAATCTTCAGCCTCGGCAACGAAAGATACGGAGTTGAGACCTCACAGGTTAAGGAGATCATCAGGGTGGAGGAAATCACATCAATACCAAACGCTCCGGACTTCATAGAGGGTGTGATAAACCTGAGAGGGCAGATAACCACCATAATCAATCTGAGAAAGCGGTTTGGAATGAAACCAAAGCCGATAGACAACGACACGAGAATAATAGTTTTCGAGCACAACGGAAGCACAATAGGAATGATGGTCGACACCGTCACAGAGGTCAGATACCTGTCAAAAGAGCACATAGATGAGCTTCCAAGCATAGTAACGGCAGGGGCCAGGTCAAAGTTCCTCAGAGGTGTGGGGAAACTGCCCGATGGACTGCTGATTCTGGTTGACCTGAACAGACTGCAGGAGGAGGAGTATGAACTTCTTTCATCTTAA
- a CDS encoding zinc metalloprotease HtpX → MIFFFDPVYMLLAMLGYALMLLLASTIAPKVAGRVSGRFSLFTSMVLLGLMILLISSVTIYAILSFAGYYVSIYGLILFLILINLLMYIISPFIINLSFSAKRDENLQMVVNSVARRLNVSPPKAVAVRGPPNAFAYGNVLTGKYVAVSDTLISMLDSDELEAVIGHELGHHKHRDNLVMLLFGLLPSIIFYLGYAMIHASFRDDRRGMQLAAVGFAAVLVSFIVQILVLAFSRLREYYADFEGVRATSKEAMQRGLAKIHLFYHSYPRYMDAIADSKFKTLFIYAFVNAVAEPITKMDIERLKNQKVSPIQEFLSTHPPVPKRLRFIESIGIF, encoded by the coding sequence ATGATATTCTTCTTCGATCCCGTCTACATGCTGCTGGCAATGCTCGGATACGCACTGATGCTGCTGCTGGCCAGCACCATTGCACCGAAAGTTGCTGGCAGAGTTTCAGGCAGATTCTCACTGTTCACGTCAATGGTTCTCCTCGGTCTGATGATTTTGCTGATATCCTCAGTAACAATTTATGCCATACTGAGTTTTGCAGGCTATTATGTCAGCATTTACGGCTTGATTCTGTTCCTAATACTGATTAACCTGCTGATGTACATTATTTCACCATTCATCATAAACCTCAGCTTTTCCGCAAAGAGAGACGAAAACCTGCAAATGGTTGTTAACAGCGTTGCGAGGAGGCTCAACGTCAGTCCGCCAAAGGCGGTTGCAGTTAGAGGGCCACCAAATGCCTTTGCATACGGAAACGTACTGACAGGGAAGTACGTCGCTGTATCCGATACCCTTATCAGTATGCTTGACAGTGATGAGCTGGAAGCCGTTATCGGGCATGAGCTGGGGCATCACAAGCACAGGGACAACCTTGTAATGCTGCTGTTTGGACTTCTCCCCTCAATCATTTTCTACCTCGGATATGCAATGATCCACGCATCTTTCAGAGACGACAGAAGAGGGATGCAGCTTGCTGCAGTTGGCTTTGCTGCAGTTCTCGTTTCATTCATAGTCCAGATACTCGTTCTGGCTTTCAGCAGGCTTAGAGAATACTACGCAGATTTTGAGGGTGTGAGAGCCACCAGCAAGGAAGCGATGCAGAGGGGGCTGGCCAAGATACACCTCTTCTACCACAGCTATCCGAGATACATGGATGCAATTGCAGACAGCAAATTCAAAACCCTGTTCATCTATGCTTTCGTAAATGCTGTCGCCGAGCCCATAACAAAAATGGACATTGAAAGATTAAAGAACCAGAAGGTTTCCCCAATTCAGGAGTTCCTATCAACCCACCCACCAGTTCCAAAAAGACTGAGATTTATCGAGAGTATCGGAATATTTTAA
- a CDS encoding sodium:solute symporter family protein has protein sequence MVELNEFLYAFALYTVIGTAIALLAMRGLRTQEEYYIAGRNVSGVVSALTYAATTYSAFMMVGLVGLSYATGVGALGFELFYLVGTLFLLSYYAPRVWEMARDRGYITPGDMIAERYGKEVAMLMSVLVTVALIPYISVQLIGVSLILDKTGAMSFEMGVAVSAILVALWAFLGGLRGVAWTDAVQGVFMLLMAIAAVFWVYSFGFSQHNFFVETSRLGDLLIVPNKIWTPIRFISLTVPWFFFALTNPQVFQRLYIPRDRKALRRMVILFGFFGLVYTVLVTFLGIELRVLTETGMFPGVGDRDAVTPTLLSHMPTLLAVAISISIFAAAITTANSIVLTLSSMISRDLLGSERVDAGRILIVVITAAISIFALTRPGYIVELSVLSSTILLCQLPLILGVFHFSKGGRTAGMATLLAGFMTATLLSYLKLSPLGVPVSVWTLLVSFLTFFALSRLR, from the coding sequence GTGGTAGAGTTGAACGAGTTCCTCTATGCCTTCGCTCTCTATACCGTAATTGGCACAGCCATAGCTCTGCTGGCTATGAGGGGATTGAGGACGCAGGAAGAGTACTACATAGCGGGCAGGAATGTAAGCGGAGTGGTTTCCGCCCTGACGTACGCTGCAACCACGTACTCTGCCTTTATGATGGTGGGACTTGTGGGGCTGAGCTACGCAACCGGTGTTGGTGCACTCGGTTTCGAGCTGTTCTACCTTGTCGGCACACTTTTCCTGCTCTCCTACTATGCCCCGAGAGTATGGGAGATGGCAAGGGATCGGGGTTACATCACACCCGGAGACATGATTGCCGAGAGGTATGGAAAAGAAGTGGCGATGCTGATGTCCGTTTTGGTCACTGTTGCTCTCATTCCTTATATTTCCGTCCAGCTCATCGGTGTGAGTCTGATCCTTGACAAGACCGGGGCAATGAGCTTCGAGATGGGTGTTGCTGTGTCGGCGATTCTCGTCGCTCTGTGGGCCTTTCTTGGAGGTTTAAGGGGGGTTGCATGGACTGACGCCGTTCAGGGCGTTTTCATGCTTTTAATGGCCATCGCAGCCGTCTTCTGGGTTTACAGTTTTGGATTCTCCCAACATAACTTTTTCGTCGAGACTTCAAGGCTTGGAGATCTCCTCATCGTCCCAAACAAAATATGGACGCCGATAAGGTTCATATCACTGACGGTTCCCTGGTTTTTCTTTGCCCTCACGAACCCTCAGGTGTTCCAGCGCCTCTACATACCCAGAGACAGAAAGGCCCTTAGGAGGATGGTCATTCTTTTTGGATTTTTCGGTCTTGTTTACACCGTTCTGGTGACATTCTTGGGTATTGAGCTCAGAGTTCTGACCGAAACTGGAATGTTTCCCGGTGTCGGTGACAGGGATGCGGTAACTCCGACTCTCCTCAGCCATATGCCTACTCTGCTTGCAGTGGCGATTTCAATCAGCATTTTCGCAGCAGCCATCACCACGGCAAACTCCATCGTCCTGACCCTTTCTTCAATGATATCCAGAGATCTGCTTGGTAGCGAAAGAGTTGATGCGGGGAGGATTTTGATTGTGGTAATAACCGCAGCAATTTCGATCTTCGCTCTTACCAGACCCGGTTACATTGTGGAACTGTCAGTTCTCAGCTCTACCATTCTTCTCTGCCAGCTTCCACTGATTCTTGGTGTGTTTCATTTCAGCAAGGGTGGAAGAACAGCGGGGATGGCAACACTCCTTGCGGGATTCATGACGGCGACCCTGCTGAGCTATCTGAAGTTATCCCCGCTTGGAGTTCCAGTTTCGGTCTGGACTCTCCTTGTGTCGTTCCTGACATTCTTTGCCCTATCACGTCTTAGATGA
- a CDS encoding RNA-guided pseudouridylation complex pseudouridine synthase subunit Cbf5 produces MRSELENFYIKDDAVTSEEYGCYPAKRPIEEYIKKGFVCIDKPMGPSSHEVVVWIRKILEVKKTGHAGTLDPRVTGVLPVFIETATKLVKFLQESGKEYICLMRLHGDARKADIERVMKLFVGRIYQKPPLKSAVKKALRIREVYDIEILEIDGRDVLFRVVTESGTYIRKLCRDIGEVLGTGAHMQELRRTRTGKFGEDMCYTLQDLLDAYVFWKEDGEEKYLREIIKPMEMAVADIPKIVIKDTAVDAICHGASLSVRGVAFVEKSVEKDKTVAIFTLKNELVAIGKALMNAEEIFRLKKGVAADIERVVMERGVYPRAWKSSKT; encoded by the coding sequence GTGAGGTCAGAGCTTGAAAACTTCTACATCAAGGACGATGCCGTAACGAGTGAGGAGTACGGCTGCTATCCTGCAAAAAGACCGATAGAGGAGTACATTAAGAAGGGATTTGTCTGCATAGACAAACCCATGGGTCCCAGCAGCCACGAGGTTGTTGTCTGGATCAGAAAAATTCTTGAGGTTAAAAAAACTGGACATGCGGGAACTCTCGATCCGAGAGTTACCGGTGTGCTTCCCGTTTTCATTGAAACTGCGACGAAGCTTGTTAAGTTCCTTCAGGAGTCTGGAAAGGAATACATCTGCCTGATGAGACTTCACGGAGATGCAAGAAAGGCGGATATTGAAAGGGTGATGAAACTCTTTGTTGGAAGGATATATCAGAAACCCCCGCTAAAATCTGCAGTAAAGAAGGCACTAAGGATAAGGGAAGTTTACGATATCGAAATACTGGAAATCGATGGTAGAGATGTACTTTTCAGAGTTGTCACCGAGTCGGGAACTTACATAAGAAAGCTCTGCAGAGATATTGGAGAAGTTCTCGGTACCGGAGCCCATATGCAGGAGCTCAGAAGGACAAGAACAGGTAAATTTGGAGAGGATATGTGTTACACCCTTCAGGACTTGCTTGATGCATACGTCTTCTGGAAGGAGGATGGAGAGGAAAAGTACCTGAGAGAAATCATAAAGCCGATGGAGATGGCGGTGGCAGACATACCGAAGATCGTGATTAAGGATACCGCAGTTGATGCGATCTGCCACGGTGCCAGTCTGTCTGTGAGGGGCGTGGCGTTCGTGGAAAAGTCAGTTGAAAAAGATAAAACTGTTGCAATATTTACACTGAAAAACGAGCTTGTGGCAATCGGCAAAGCTTTAATGAATGCTGAGGAGATTTTCAGGCTTAAAAAAGGTGTTGCAGCAGATATAGAAAGGGTTGTAATGGAGAGGGGAGTTTACCCCAGAGCGTGGAAGTCATCTAAGACGTGA
- a CDS encoding sulfite exporter TauE/SafE family protein, producing the protein MGAELWIFLFSLIIGIVAPLSGVGGGVMFVPLLTAFSGINVDYVRGGGVMVALTSAMASSPTSIKRGFTNLRMVLPLILVSNLTAFVGGYLGLYISREFPEGKYYITLLLGVLLALILLIMALTERVEFPEPGEKDRICRAFSMWGECFEPSLGKQISYSASNTSLALVMFAFVGLIAGMFGLGAGWANVPVLNLVMLLPIRVAVATSMLIILLNTSIAAWVYMSKGAIIPEIAVPAMLGMTLGSKIGTELTLRVSPGLIRTSVMFILFVASATNIYKGVAGLMG; encoded by the coding sequence ATGGGCGCGGAGCTGTGGATATTCCTGTTTTCGCTGATCATAGGAATTGTCGCACCACTTTCGGGAGTTGGCGGAGGTGTGATGTTCGTTCCACTCCTCACAGCATTCTCGGGCATCAATGTTGACTATGTGAGAGGTGGAGGTGTCATGGTTGCTCTGACCTCTGCGATGGCATCTTCGCCAACGTCAATTAAAAGAGGCTTTACAAACCTCAGAATGGTTCTTCCTCTCATCCTTGTATCCAACCTTACTGCGTTTGTGGGTGGATACTTGGGGCTTTACATCTCAAGAGAGTTTCCTGAGGGAAAATACTACATAACTCTTCTGCTCGGTGTTCTTCTTGCCCTGATACTGCTGATAATGGCCCTGACAGAGAGAGTGGAGTTTCCAGAGCCTGGAGAGAAGGACAGAATATGCAGAGCTTTTTCGATGTGGGGGGAGTGCTTCGAGCCAAGTCTTGGTAAGCAGATCTCCTATTCTGCAAGCAATACATCACTTGCTCTGGTCATGTTTGCCTTCGTAGGGTTAATAGCAGGTATGTTCGGGCTTGGTGCAGGATGGGCAAATGTACCGGTGCTGAATCTGGTAATGCTCCTGCCAATAAGAGTTGCAGTGGCAACAAGTATGCTGATAATCCTGCTCAACACATCAATCGCCGCATGGGTTTACATGTCCAAAGGAGCCATTATACCCGAGATCGCCGTTCCTGCAATGCTCGGCATGACGCTGGGATCGAAAATCGGCACAGAGCTAACACTGAGAGTCAGTCCGGGACTGATCAGGACGAGTGTTATGTTCATACTCTTCGTTGCGTCTGCAACAAACATCTACAAGGGTGTTGCGGGGCTGATGGGATGA
- a CDS encoding universal stress protein — MQKILLILDDTERGKTAFKKLLELAEDGLRGEVSILYIREMEIPPFVSEEKELSSYHRLISHTMEKLEKYKQELENAGFTVSDVKVSFGKYADRVLILEKEMHPDLIVVGMKRSISGLFRKDPCEVLLKRSRSNLLICRD, encoded by the coding sequence ATGCAAAAAATCCTCTTAATTCTGGATGACACAGAGAGAGGCAAAACAGCATTTAAAAAATTGCTTGAACTGGCAGAGGACGGTTTAAGGGGAGAGGTTTCAATTCTGTACATACGTGAAATGGAGATTCCACCCTTCGTTTCGGAGGAGAAGGAGCTGAGCTCGTATCACAGGCTGATCTCTCACACCATGGAGAAACTGGAAAAGTACAAGCAGGAACTTGAGAATGCTGGTTTTACAGTTTCAGATGTCAAGGTATCCTTTGGAAAGTACGCAGACAGGGTACTGATTCTCGAAAAGGAGATGCATCCAGACCTGATAGTGGTTGGCATGAAGAGGTCGATCTCGGGACTTTTCAGAAAGGATCCATGTGAGGTGCTGCTGAAAAGGTCCAGATCAAACTTGCTCATATGCAGGGATTAG
- a CDS encoding DUF22 domain-containing protein, which translates to MIAVKVRMNYWVDKVGGRRERFNTELKPFGYRMTPVTQWKTLIARESIKVEAGKPVIVEINPFTLPGDTMVGPLHIMRHALGTVLDVIECGMPSKVEDEKCINKVLFLPVDSGVIEEGDIVGVLKVFFIKTGLLSKLLNLKPKKVELREEFVEAKITWRHNSEIRRKRIRTKVFGYTRTNVGVWEVLVADEDVEFRAGDVLRVKIREIELPPNTVVVPLSITRNPFGTVVDVVHLGKPAKVEEAKKIHQAIFLAFEDGRIEKGDLIGVVNVYYVGVGKLAPLVLNRDDQSFRIVYREGDKIVRKDVAIRPYGYKRSPIARWEVLVADENINLKAGKTVKVRIREIEVPPNTIVYPLQTMRHSDGVMVDLVCETPWKVEEGGKVREAAFLPIFDGNIEKGDLIGVINFYKVEISSLEKVREIYNKFVRMSEKELMGYVEGLQ; encoded by the coding sequence GTGATAGCAGTGAAGGTCAGGATGAATTACTGGGTCGATAAAGTAGGCGGAAGGAGAGAGAGATTCAACACGGAATTGAAGCCATTCGGCTACAGGATGACTCCCGTTACCCAATGGAAAACACTTATAGCGAGGGAAAGCATTAAGGTGGAGGCCGGGAAGCCTGTTATTGTCGAGATAAATCCCTTCACACTGCCAGGAGACACGATGGTGGGTCCGCTGCACATAATGAGGCATGCCCTTGGCACGGTTCTTGACGTGATTGAATGCGGAATGCCGTCAAAGGTCGAGGACGAAAAGTGCATTAACAAGGTTCTGTTCCTGCCCGTAGATAGCGGGGTTATTGAGGAGGGAGATATTGTAGGGGTTCTCAAAGTCTTTTTTATAAAAACCGGACTTCTATCAAAACTCCTCAACCTGAAGCCTAAAAAAGTCGAACTGCGGGAGGAGTTCGTCGAGGCGAAGATTACCTGGAGGCACAACAGCGAGATAAGGAGAAAAAGGATAAGGACAAAGGTCTTTGGGTACACAAGAACAAATGTCGGGGTTTGGGAGGTTTTAGTTGCAGATGAAGACGTGGAATTCAGGGCAGGCGACGTTTTAAGGGTGAAGATAAGAGAAATCGAACTACCCCCCAACACAGTCGTCGTGCCTTTATCGATAACTCGAAATCCATTTGGCACAGTCGTTGATGTTGTGCATCTGGGAAAGCCAGCGAAGGTTGAAGAAGCTAAGAAAATACACCAGGCAATTTTTCTCGCATTTGAGGATGGGAGAATTGAAAAGGGAGACCTCATCGGTGTTGTAAACGTGTACTACGTAGGAGTCGGGAAGCTTGCACCGCTGGTGTTGAACAGGGATGATCAGAGTTTCCGGATAGTTTACAGAGAAGGAGACAAAATTGTTCGGAAAGATGTAGCAATCAGGCCTTACGGATACAAAAGGAGTCCGATTGCAAGGTGGGAGGTTTTAGTTGCAGATGAGAACATAAATCTTAAGGCAGGCAAAACTGTCAAGGTGAGAATAAGGGAGATTGAAGTCCCGCCCAACACCATCGTCTACCCTCTGCAGACGATGCGCCACTCCGATGGTGTCATGGTTGACCTCGTGTGCGAGACACCCTGGAAGGTCGAGGAGGGTGGAAAGGTTAGAGAGGCTGCATTTCTTCCGATTTTTGACGGCAATATTGAAAAAGGAGATCTTATAGGAGTGATAAACTTTTACAAGGTGGAGATAAGCTCGCTTGAGAAGGTTAGAGAGATATACAACAAATTCGTCAGGATGTCCGAGAAAGAGCTGATGGGGTATGTTGAGGGATTGCAGTAG
- a CDS encoding PAS domain-containing sensor histidine kinase — MIDWKRIIDDLPAGIAIFDSGGKLLYINNRIVKKTGINPDNFEKDPFAAIHPDSKDLVVNSFKKALKGGIDKIPYPLLIKAIKKDGYQWNEVRFSVVGSGKEKHYVLIFTDVSDRIEMQEKINDLLNHLKFLNSVMRHDILNVFTSIYSYTEILEESFNKELLSKIRESIEKGTELIGKIKALELASDGITDTYKISEVVEEVAKGHDIKIELIGDAEVRANDGIYSVFENLIGNAIKHGGASEIQIEVWEDDKIYIRVRDNGTGIPEGMKEGIFERGVTSGSGSGLGLYIVRKLLETYGACIRLEEGFEKGASFLIEFPAQNF, encoded by the coding sequence ATGATAGACTGGAAAAGGATAATTGATGATCTCCCAGCAGGAATTGCAATTTTCGACTCTGGTGGGAAGCTCTTATATATCAACAACAGAATAGTCAAGAAAACCGGGATTAACCCGGATAACTTCGAAAAAGATCCTTTCGCCGCCATTCATCCCGACAGTAAAGATCTGGTAGTCAATTCTTTTAAAAAAGCCCTGAAAGGAGGTATTGACAAAATACCATACCCGCTCCTGATTAAAGCCATTAAAAAGGATGGATATCAGTGGAATGAGGTCAGATTCAGCGTGGTAGGTAGCGGCAAAGAGAAACACTATGTTCTGATCTTTACCGATGTTTCAGACAGAATAGAAATGCAGGAAAAAATTAATGACCTCCTGAACCATCTCAAATTTCTGAACAGCGTTATGAGGCACGATATACTTAACGTGTTCACCAGCATATACTCGTACACCGAGATTCTGGAGGAAAGTTTCAACAAAGAGTTACTCTCAAAAATCAGAGAGAGTATAGAAAAAGGAACAGAGCTTATCGGGAAAATAAAAGCCCTCGAACTGGCCAGTGATGGTATTACGGATACCTACAAAATAAGTGAGGTTGTTGAAGAGGTCGCAAAGGGTCATGATATTAAAATCGAGCTGATAGGCGACGCAGAGGTCAGAGCTAATGACGGTATTTACAGCGTTTTCGAGAATCTCATTGGAAATGCCATAAAGCACGGTGGAGCCAGTGAGATCCAGATAGAGGTGTGGGAGGATGACAAAATATACATAAGAGTCAGAGATAACGGTACTGGCATTCCTGAAGGTATGAAAGAAGGAATTTTTGAAAGGGGTGTCACTTCCGGATCGGGCAGCGGATTGGGTCTTTATATTGTGAGAAAACTACTTGAAACTTACGGAGCTTGCATCAGGCTTGAGGAAGGTTTCGAAAAGGGCGCTTCTTTTCTAATCGAGTTTCCAGCACAAAATTTTTAA
- the rbcL gene encoding type III ribulose-bisphosphate carboxylase yields the protein MFEMYGEYVDRSYEPDLRENVIAVFRIQPAGGFSIEDAAGAVAAESSTGTWTTLYNWYDEKRVKDLSARAYDFHRTGDSWIVKIAYPVELFELHNMPGLLASIAGNVFGMKRVAGLRLEDLYFPEKFLKGFKGPGMGRDGVRKIFGVKDRPIVGTVPKPKVGYSPEEVEKLAYDLLSGGMDYIKDDENLTSPDYCRFEERANRIMRVIERVESETGEKKVWFANITSDIREMERRLKLVAELGNPYVMVDVVVTGWGALEYIRDLAGDYGLAIHGHRAMHAAFTRNPSHGISMFVLAKLYRIIGIDQLHVGTAGAGKLEGGRREVVQYARVFSKDVFEPENGDVYHMRQEFYHIKPAMPVSSGGLHPGNLKPVIEALGGDIVIQVGGGTLGHPDGPLAGARAVRQALYAIFQNIPLEDYAEKHAELKRALEKWGKTTPV from the coding sequence ATGTTCGAGATGTATGGGGAGTACGTTGACAGAAGCTATGAACCCGATCTGAGAGAGAATGTAATTGCGGTTTTCAGAATTCAACCCGCCGGAGGTTTCAGCATTGAAGATGCGGCAGGTGCTGTTGCTGCCGAGAGCAGCACCGGAACCTGGACAACCCTCTACAACTGGTATGATGAAAAGAGGGTCAAAGATCTTTCCGCCAGAGCCTACGATTTTCACAGAACGGGTGATTCATGGATCGTGAAGATTGCCTATCCCGTTGAACTGTTCGAACTGCACAACATGCCGGGATTGCTCGCATCAATTGCCGGAAACGTTTTCGGAATGAAGAGGGTCGCCGGCCTGAGGCTGGAAGACCTATATTTCCCGGAAAAGTTCCTGAAAGGTTTTAAAGGACCGGGAATGGGTAGAGACGGGGTCAGAAAAATATTCGGGGTTAAGGACAGGCCGATAGTCGGAACCGTGCCAAAACCAAAGGTGGGATACTCTCCCGAAGAGGTGGAGAAACTTGCCTATGATCTGCTGAGCGGGGGAATGGACTACATAAAGGACGACGAGAACCTCACCAGTCCCGACTACTGCAGATTTGAGGAGAGGGCAAACAGGATAATGAGAGTAATAGAAAGGGTGGAGAGTGAGACTGGAGAAAAGAAGGTGTGGTTTGCAAACATAACATCCGACATTCGCGAGATGGAGAGAAGACTCAAGCTCGTTGCGGAACTCGGAAATCCGTACGTGATGGTTGATGTCGTTGTTACAGGGTGGGGAGCTCTGGAGTACATCAGAGACCTTGCCGGAGATTACGGACTTGCTATTCACGGTCACAGGGCCATGCATGCTGCATTTACCAGAAATCCATCTCACGGGATCTCGATGTTCGTTCTGGCAAAGCTTTACCGCATAATAGGTATCGACCAGCTTCATGTTGGTACTGCAGGGGCAGGAAAGCTCGAAGGTGGCAGGAGGGAGGTTGTACAGTACGCCAGAGTTTTCAGCAAGGATGTTTTCGAGCCAGAAAACGGGGACGTTTACCATATGAGGCAGGAATTCTACCACATAAAACCGGCAATGCCCGTCTCCTCGGGTGGACTGCATCCGGGCAACCTGAAACCGGTGATCGAGGCACTTGGAGGCGATATTGTGATACAGGTCGGTGGCGGAACTCTCGGTCACCCTGATGGCCCTCTGGCAGGTGCCAGAGCAGTCAGGCAGGCACTCTACGCCATATTCCAGAACATTCCGCTGGAAGATTACGCTGAGAAGCACGCAGAGCTCAAAAGAGCACTTGAAAAGTGGGGAAAGACAACACCGGTTTAA